Proteins from a single region of Sphaerochaeta globosa str. Buddy:
- a CDS encoding carbohydrate ABC transporter permease, whose translation MKKMKVSKIGAYVFLSIICLFSVFPFYFMIVSSTNMSVDIIKGRLFFGTHLFENIKTLASTVRLGNAFWNSMRNALANTVVSLLICSLAGYGFQIYRDKGKDTLMGLLLLSMMVPFAALIVPLFRLFSQAKLLDTTIGFILPTISTAFLIFFFRQSAESFPLETVQAARVDGLGEVGIFFRIFVPIMAPTFAAAAIVTFMAAWNNYLWPLIIMQSQDSQTMPLLITGLTAGYTTDYGILMLSVTITTLPTLILFFTQQKRFVEGVLGSVK comes from the coding sequence ATGAAAAAAATGAAAGTGTCAAAAATCGGAGCCTACGTGTTTCTTTCCATTATCTGTCTCTTCTCGGTATTCCCTTTCTATTTCATGATTGTCAGCTCGACCAACATGAGTGTGGATATTATCAAAGGAAGGCTTTTCTTTGGCACCCATCTGTTCGAGAATATCAAAACGCTTGCCTCCACCGTACGGTTGGGCAATGCTTTTTGGAACTCCATGCGCAATGCCTTGGCCAACACGGTGGTAAGCCTTTTGATTTGTTCGTTGGCCGGTTATGGCTTTCAGATTTATCGCGATAAGGGAAAGGACACCCTGATGGGGTTGTTGCTGCTTTCCATGATGGTTCCCTTTGCCGCCCTGATAGTTCCGCTGTTCCGCCTCTTCAGCCAAGCGAAGTTGCTGGATACGACCATCGGATTCATTCTTCCGACTATCTCAACCGCTTTCTTGATTTTCTTCTTCCGCCAGAGTGCCGAGTCATTCCCCTTGGAAACCGTGCAGGCGGCCCGTGTGGACGGGCTGGGAGAGGTGGGGATTTTCTTCAGGATTTTTGTTCCGATTATGGCTCCGACGTTTGCAGCCGCTGCCATTGTTACCTTCATGGCAGCCTGGAACAATTATCTCTGGCCCTTGATTATCATGCAAAGTCAGGACAGTCAGACCATGCCCCTGCTTATCACAGGCCTCACCGCCGGCTATACTACAGACTATGGAATCCTGATGCTTTCGGTAACCATCACGACCCTACCCACCCTGATCCTTTTCTTCACCCAGCAGAAGCGGTTTGTCGAGGGTGTTTTGGGTTCAGTCAAATAA
- a CDS encoding glycoside hydrolase family 2 TIM barrel-domain containing protein, with amino-acid sequence MGTLFLHHRAWEQPSITSVNRLEMHSLPLAFPSKEQAFDYAKQGPVQRDLAGNPLYTCLDGTWSFLLYDSPLSVEEKVLDAHADLAWKPIQVPGSWSVQGYDKPHYTNVIMPFANTPPFPPEHNPTGVYRTTFTVDETWKKRRTILEVGSAESYLEVYVNAVFVGLSKDTRLAASFDVTDFVQQGENTLTLIVVRYSDASYVEDQDQWWFGGLHRSISLTSVPQVTMTDVKATVTVEPDLQKAKVEVRVSTTADTEPLFVNLYDMQGALLNAWQVQAQAKWFVSSIVVDSPELWSSEQPTLYYISLSLGDEHRVLPIGFRRVEISKRQLLINGKRVLIKGVNRHEHDQYMAKTLSVASMVEDIRLMKQHNFNAVRTCHYPDDRTWYELCDRYGLYVMDEANIETHANYDSICRDEMWASCFLERVQRMVRRDYNHPSVIVWSLGNEAGYGHNQDACAGWLRRYDQSRPIHYEGANRPEWGQGPHTLESLKRGRSATDIISPMYPPISLIEAWDHNTESCDDDRPLIMCEYSHAMGNSNGSLSDYWKAIRSSRGIQGGFIWDWVDQGILVDEKGNPVGMNAHAAADTQGGRAWRYGGDFGDQPTDYDFCLNGLVLPDRTPKPAMAECLKVQQSLHIRSEHPGSGRFTLYSELDFTTTANIGLRYKLISESDAGTLEGEIELPTLKAGTTWDFTLAQLSSEEAKTLISANQTFLLFESYLKQDTCWAEAGHVVAWDQFELSKPVKRAFPVPEAYLQKQADGRYCLETEAYKATINSEGLLSSLKFVGQRELLASPLNISLFRCPTENDGLKTLQGNKDLPEYAFYHDNKAFGQWFANDLDKTVLILLDEHMENGQLCTRHRMENPAGLDLGTFDQHWIFSFDTLYYSCTFCLSDAIREYPRVGLKCDLDTSWSAVRWFGRGPAENYPDRCEGSAIGDYYATVDELYVPYIVPQDHGVRTQIRCLDIYDGDTGGIHLHSHDELSFSLHKYSLSELWEKWHADELQRSSVNHLYLDAAVRGVGTATCGPDTLERYRVRSGVYRLSFTISSSH; translated from the coding sequence ATGGGCACGCTTTTTTTGCACCATCGCGCTTGGGAGCAACCGAGCATTACCAGTGTGAATCGCCTGGAGATGCATTCGCTTCCCCTAGCTTTCCCAAGTAAGGAACAAGCATTCGATTACGCCAAGCAGGGTCCCGTGCAGCGGGATTTGGCAGGTAATCCGCTCTACACCTGTTTGGATGGCACCTGGTCCTTCCTTCTTTACGACTCTCCCTTATCGGTAGAGGAGAAGGTGCTCGATGCACATGCAGACCTGGCATGGAAACCTATCCAGGTCCCCGGTTCGTGGAGTGTGCAAGGCTATGATAAGCCTCACTACACCAACGTCATCATGCCTTTTGCCAATACTCCTCCCTTTCCTCCTGAGCACAATCCCACCGGAGTGTACCGAACTACCTTCACGGTTGATGAGACTTGGAAAAAGCGCAGGACAATCCTTGAGGTCGGCAGTGCGGAAAGCTATCTGGAAGTGTATGTCAACGCAGTATTTGTCGGATTGAGCAAGGACACCCGCCTTGCGGCCAGCTTTGATGTGACTGACTTTGTACAACAAGGGGAGAATACCCTGACACTGATAGTCGTACGATACAGCGATGCCTCCTATGTGGAGGACCAGGACCAGTGGTGGTTCGGGGGCCTTCATCGCAGCATCTCTCTTACAAGTGTTCCCCAGGTGACGATGACCGACGTGAAAGCCACTGTCACCGTTGAGCCGGACTTGCAAAAAGCCAAGGTGGAAGTGCGGGTATCCACCACCGCAGATACGGAACCTTTGTTTGTCAATCTCTATGACATGCAAGGAGCCTTGCTCAATGCATGGCAGGTGCAAGCGCAAGCGAAGTGGTTCGTTTCTTCGATTGTTGTTGATTCGCCTGAACTGTGGAGCAGTGAACAGCCCACACTCTATTATATCAGCCTCTCGCTTGGCGATGAGCATCGGGTTCTCCCCATTGGTTTCAGGCGTGTGGAGATTTCCAAGCGACAGCTCTTGATCAACGGCAAGCGGGTCTTGATCAAAGGCGTGAACCGTCACGAGCACGACCAGTACATGGCCAAGACGCTCAGTGTGGCGAGCATGGTAGAGGACATCCGCCTGATGAAGCAACATAACTTCAATGCAGTGCGTACCTGCCACTATCCGGATGACCGGACCTGGTATGAACTATGTGACCGTTACGGCCTCTATGTCATGGATGAGGCGAATATCGAAACCCATGCGAACTATGACAGCATCTGTCGTGACGAAATGTGGGCTTCCTGTTTCCTGGAACGGGTGCAGAGAATGGTCCGACGGGATTACAACCATCCATCGGTCATTGTCTGGTCACTGGGCAATGAGGCGGGCTACGGTCACAATCAGGATGCTTGTGCCGGCTGGCTGAGACGGTATGACCAGAGCCGCCCGATTCACTATGAAGGTGCCAACCGTCCTGAATGGGGGCAGGGTCCCCATACCTTGGAAAGTCTCAAGCGTGGGCGATCTGCAACCGACATCATCTCCCCGATGTATCCTCCCATCTCCCTGATTGAAGCTTGGGACCACAACACCGAGAGTTGCGACGATGACCGCCCCCTGATCATGTGCGAATACAGCCATGCAATGGGCAACTCCAACGGAAGTCTTTCCGATTACTGGAAAGCCATCAGAAGCTCACGCGGCATTCAGGGTGGTTTCATCTGGGACTGGGTCGACCAAGGAATTCTGGTCGATGAGAAAGGTAATCCGGTAGGGATGAATGCCCACGCTGCTGCAGATACGCAAGGGGGAAGGGCCTGGCGGTATGGCGGTGATTTCGGCGACCAGCCTACCGATTACGATTTTTGCCTCAACGGTTTGGTACTTCCCGATCGCACCCCTAAGCCTGCAATGGCTGAATGCTTGAAGGTGCAACAATCCCTTCACATCAGAAGCGAGCATCCCGGCAGCGGGCGATTCACCTTGTACAGTGAACTGGACTTTACAACTACAGCCAACATCGGTCTTCGATACAAGCTGATAAGCGAGTCGGATGCGGGTACGCTGGAGGGAGAAATCGAGCTGCCAACCCTCAAAGCCGGTACAACCTGGGACTTCACCCTTGCTCAGCTTTCCAGCGAGGAAGCCAAAACCCTGATCTCTGCAAATCAGACTTTTCTGCTGTTTGAATCCTACTTGAAGCAGGACACCTGTTGGGCTGAAGCCGGCCATGTCGTGGCTTGGGACCAATTCGAGCTTTCAAAACCGGTGAAGCGGGCGTTTCCCGTCCCCGAAGCGTACCTGCAGAAGCAAGCTGACGGCAGGTATTGCTTGGAAACGGAGGCATACAAAGCTACCATCAATTCGGAAGGCCTGCTCAGCAGCCTCAAGTTTGTCGGCCAGAGGGAACTGCTGGCCTCTCCCTTGAACATAAGCCTTTTCCGTTGTCCTACCGAAAACGATGGACTGAAGACGCTGCAGGGGAACAAGGACCTGCCCGAGTATGCCTTCTACCACGACAATAAAGCCTTCGGGCAGTGGTTTGCCAATGATCTGGACAAAACTGTTTTGATACTCTTGGATGAACACATGGAGAACGGCCAGCTATGCACCCGCCATCGAATGGAGAATCCTGCCGGTTTGGACTTGGGTACCTTTGACCAACATTGGATTTTCTCTTTCGATACGCTGTACTACAGTTGCACCTTCTGTCTCAGTGATGCTATCAGGGAGTACCCCAGGGTAGGGTTGAAATGCGATCTGGATACGAGTTGGTCAGCAGTTCGCTGGTTCGGAAGGGGACCGGCCGAGAACTACCCCGACCGATGTGAAGGCTCTGCAATCGGAGACTATTACGCCACCGTCGATGAGTTGTATGTACCCTACATTGTACCGCAGGACCACGGGGTGCGCACACAGATCAGATGTTTGGACATCTATGATGGTGATACCGGCGGTATACATCTCCACAGTCATGACGAACTCTCATTCTCCTTGCACAAATATTCACTTTCAGAACTTTGGGAGAAGTGGCACGCCGATGAACTACAGAGAAGCAGTGTAAACCACCTGTACCTGGATGCCGCGGTACGGGGAGTGGGGACAGCAACCTGCGGACCGGATACCTTGGAACGGTATCGTGTTCGAAGCGGTGTCTACCGACTTTCATTTACCATCAGTTCCAGCCACTAA
- a CDS encoding glutathione peroxidase, whose protein sequence is MQLYDITVSAMDGKAVQLSVFQGKVLLIINTATHCGFTPQYDELEKLYKQYKDQGLEILDFPCNQFKEQAPGSIEEINQFCSLNFGTTFKRFAKLEVNGEYEHPLFTFLKSKKGFAGFNPLHEKSARLTERMRAADPEFEKDSSIKWNFTKFLIDRSGVVVERFEPTTFMSEIEEKVKALL, encoded by the coding sequence ATGCAACTATACGATATAACGGTTTCAGCAATGGATGGAAAAGCAGTCCAGCTTTCTGTGTTTCAGGGCAAGGTCCTATTGATCATCAATACTGCGACCCACTGTGGCTTCACTCCCCAATATGACGAGCTGGAAAAACTCTATAAGCAGTACAAGGACCAAGGTCTGGAAATTCTCGACTTCCCCTGCAACCAGTTCAAGGAACAGGCACCGGGCAGTATCGAGGAGATCAACCAGTTCTGTTCGCTCAATTTCGGCACCACCTTCAAGCGGTTTGCAAAATTGGAGGTCAATGGGGAGTATGAACACCCTCTGTTTACGTTCCTTAAATCCAAGAAAGGCTTTGCCGGCTTCAATCCTTTGCATGAGAAGAGTGCCCGCCTTACTGAGCGCATGCGTGCAGCAGACCCTGAGTTTGAGAAGGATAGTTCGATCAAATGGAACTTCACCAAGTTTCTCATCGACCGCAGCGGTGTAGTGGTTGAGCGCTTTGAGCCGACTACGTTCATGAGTGAGATCGAAGAGAAGGTGAAGGCTTTACTGTGA
- a CDS encoding Fic family protein encodes MKISGICYFARASIVKENGWHLLTPRHQPENSVKGHLAFALKYEGVDLGVLKKLFELLEPDEIRKMVQESITGAYSRRIWFLYEWLMGTLLDLSDAQSGNYVHVLDPLQQLAVTGEKSKRHRVVNNLPGTPDFCPLIRRTEELDAYISMNLKEKALLISSNSPKDVVARAAAFLLLKDSQASFAIENETPPHDRIMRWGNAIREAGKSPITNEELVRLQNIVIGNSRFVKIGYRDSGGFIGEHDRDSGIPIVEHISAKNEDIDSLIRGLVAYSKKVTHQLDPVCAATAIAFGFVYIHPFVDGNGRVHRYLIHYILAENGYNPPGMIFPVSSSMLHRITEYGAVLRSYSLAILPFIKWKATKDYTVQVLNDTIDYYRYFDATEHAVFLYRCVKETIEHDLPEEAHFLVRYDTFRKTVQDGIEMPDTTVFLLYNFLSQNVGKLSKRAQEKEFHALSQTQIDTFEQLYAQLFVE; translated from the coding sequence ATGAAAATATCAGGCATTTGCTATTTTGCAAGAGCCTCCATTGTAAAAGAGAATGGTTGGCATCTGCTCACGCCTAGGCATCAGCCGGAAAATTCCGTAAAAGGACATCTTGCTTTTGCATTAAAATATGAAGGTGTTGATTTAGGTGTTCTCAAGAAATTATTCGAACTACTTGAACCGGACGAAATACGGAAGATGGTTCAGGAATCAATAACGGGAGCCTATAGCAGACGAATTTGGTTCCTCTATGAATGGTTGATGGGAACACTCCTCGATCTGAGCGATGCACAAAGCGGTAACTATGTACATGTTCTTGATCCTCTGCAGCAGTTGGCTGTAACTGGGGAGAAATCAAAGCGACATCGAGTTGTAAACAATCTGCCAGGAACTCCGGATTTTTGCCCTCTCATACGACGAACCGAGGAATTAGATGCATACATCTCCATGAATCTCAAAGAGAAAGCCCTTCTCATTTCGTCGAATAGTCCCAAGGATGTAGTTGCCCGTGCTGCTGCATTTCTCCTTTTGAAAGATTCACAAGCAAGTTTTGCCATTGAAAATGAAACGCCTCCCCACGATAGAATCATGCGATGGGGCAATGCGATTCGTGAAGCCGGGAAGTCACCCATCACCAATGAAGAACTTGTCCGTCTTCAAAACATTGTAATCGGAAACAGCCGTTTTGTGAAAATTGGGTATAGGGATTCAGGTGGCTTTATTGGTGAACATGATAGAGACTCAGGAATACCTATTGTGGAACATATCAGCGCAAAGAATGAGGATATTGATTCCTTGATACGTGGATTGGTTGCATATAGCAAAAAAGTCACACATCAATTAGACCCTGTCTGTGCTGCTACCGCAATTGCTTTTGGATTTGTCTATATCCACCCATTTGTGGATGGGAATGGACGTGTTCATCGGTACCTTATCCATTATATTCTGGCAGAAAATGGGTATAACCCCCCAGGTATGATATTTCCAGTGTCAAGTTCGATGTTACACCGAATAACTGAATATGGAGCAGTCTTAAGAAGCTATTCACTAGCAATTCTACCCTTCATCAAATGGAAAGCAACGAAAGATTATACTGTACAGGTTCTCAATGATACCATCGACTATTACCGTTACTTTGATGCCACTGAGCACGCTGTCTTTCTCTATCGGTGTGTCAAGGAAACAATAGAGCATGACCTCCCTGAAGAGGCACACTTTCTTGTGCGCTATGATACATTCAGAAAAACAGTACAAGATGGTATCGAAATGCCCGACACTACTGTATTCCTGCTTTACAATTTTCTATCACAAAACGTAGGAAAACTGTCCAAACGGGCACAAGAAAAAGAATTTCATGCTCTATCACAAACCCAGATTGACACTTTCGAGCAACTATACGCCCAACTCTTTGTTGAATAA
- a CDS encoding transposase, translated as MVFGISFDIQEVFEGYVTAEHRTFIQMLQVLEEFLPACDGKASLLGRKGYDETAMIRSALAKQFFKIPTVTSLRNRLLSDPSLRQVCGFTSVPSEATFSRKFGIHARQKLMEKALGPLVSSIWTAASWVMSAGTPQPSRRARRP; from the coding sequence ATGGTATTCGGTATTTCTTTCGACATCCAAGAGGTTTTCGAAGGGTATGTGACCGCCGAACACCGTACGTTCATCCAGATGCTGCAGGTGCTAGAGGAATTCCTGCCGGCGTGCGACGGCAAGGCAAGCCTGCTTGGGCGCAAAGGCTATGATGAGACGGCGATGATCCGTTCGGCCCTGGCCAAGCAGTTTTTCAAGATTCCCACCGTCACCTCGCTTCGCAACCGCCTGCTCAGCGATCCGTCGCTGCGGCAGGTCTGCGGGTTCACCTCCGTACCGAGTGAGGCCACCTTCAGCAGGAAATTTGGCATCCATGCACGCCAAAAACTCATGGAGAAGGCGCTGGGCCCCCTGGTAAGCTCTATCTGGACGGCCGCATCGTGGGTCATGTCAGCCGGGACTCCACAGCCATCGAGGCGCGCGAGAAGGCCGTGA
- a CDS encoding transposase: MGHVSRDSTAIEAREKAVNQKKEVIPRGKPGRPRKGSESKTKKQNVLQKQLGQTAEQQFEELTPQCSWGASATAGATATMERLQAHLDVTHSGIPFSTIVTGANVHDSQAAIPLERMTGQRIKHLYSLMDSAYDAKPIKDFIIGNGRMPIIDPNKRRKQQRVLSPSEKQRFRIRSTVERSNSHLKDWLIPPKIMVRGTEKVSHCLMTGVLCLAAIKILQYCILPGIQKTA; encoded by the coding sequence GTGGGTCATGTCAGCCGGGACTCCACAGCCATCGAGGCGCGCGAGAAGGCCGTGAACCAGAAGAAGGAAGTAATCCCGAGGGGGAAACCCGGCAGGCCCAGGAAAGGCTCTGAGTCGAAAACCAAGAAGCAAAACGTTCTGCAGAAGCAACTTGGCCAGACTGCCGAACAGCAGTTCGAGGAATTGACTCCCCAGTGCAGCTGGGGAGCAAGCGCAACAGCAGGGGCAACCGCAACTATGGAAAGGCTACAAGCTCACCTGGATGTCACGCACAGCGGCATCCCGTTCAGCACCATCGTCACGGGTGCCAACGTACATGACAGCCAAGCGGCGATTCCCTTGGAGCGGATGACCGGGCAGCGGATCAAACACCTGTACTCGCTGATGGACAGCGCCTACGATGCAAAGCCCATCAAGGACTTCATCATCGGAAACGGCAGGATGCCCATCATCGACCCGAACAAGCGGCGCAAGCAGCAACGGGTCCTCTCCCCCTCTGAAAAGCAGCGGTTCAGGATCCGTTCGACCGTGGAGAGGTCCAACTCCCACCTGAAGGATTGGCTTATTCCGCCGAAGATCATGGTCAGGGGGACGGAGAAGGTCTCCCACTGCCTGATGACCGGCGTGCTGTGCCTTGCTGCAATCAAGATACTGCAGTATTGCATCCTGCCGGGCATCCAGAAAACTGCGTAA
- a CDS encoding glutathione peroxidase, whose product MSVYDYTVRGRKGEEVKLSTYKGNVLLIVNTATQCGFTPEYTELEKLYEAYRAKGFEILDFPCNQFDGQAPESIEEIHEICTLKFGTQFPQFGKVDVNGEGAIPLYKYLKDKKGFAGFDMSHKIAPILDGILRKANPEYEKSSEIKWNFTKFLIDRNGEVVSRFEPSYDLGKVAKAIEKLL is encoded by the coding sequence ATGAGTGTATATGATTACACCGTACGCGGAAGAAAAGGAGAGGAAGTAAAACTCTCCACCTATAAGGGCAACGTGCTCTTGATCGTAAATACTGCAACTCAGTGTGGGTTTACCCCCGAATACACTGAGCTTGAGAAATTGTATGAAGCATACAGGGCGAAGGGCTTTGAGATCTTGGACTTCCCCTGCAACCAGTTCGATGGGCAAGCTCCTGAGTCGATTGAGGAGATCCACGAAATCTGTACGCTGAAGTTCGGTACCCAGTTTCCCCAGTTCGGGAAGGTTGATGTCAACGGTGAAGGTGCAATCCCGTTGTACAAATACCTGAAGGACAAGAAGGGATTCGCAGGGTTCGACATGAGCCACAAGATCGCCCCCATTCTTGATGGAATCCTGCGCAAAGCAAACCCTGAATATGAGAAGAGCAGTGAGATCAAGTGGAACTTTACCAAGTTCCTCATTGACCGCAACGGTGAAGTTGTTTCCCGTTTTGAACCTTCTTACGACCTGGGCAAGGTAGCCAAGGCCATCGAGAAACTTTTGTAA
- a CDS encoding DUF4332 domain-containing protein yields MGYYLDFSKLDLHFLKHRLSEENLIPSHLSLREALDENFLKIHSLGITTLAELRARLGNAKAIEKLSKESSIESGYLKLLNRVLNGCLPKPVRLIEYANQEAGPLAALQAIGLGDSFSYWNAAHLKKEREVLSSKLGVGMEALTSLACLCDLSRIQWVSPLFACLLFEGGYASVQEISNAKPKPLVQAVAEANERLLLFKGKIGEKDMARLIYCATLLYAELER; encoded by the coding sequence ATGGGCTACTATTTGGATTTCTCAAAGCTTGATCTCCATTTTCTGAAACATCGCCTGAGTGAGGAAAACCTCATCCCCAGTCACCTTTCACTCAGAGAGGCCCTGGACGAGAACTTTCTGAAAATCCACTCCTTGGGAATTACTACACTCGCCGAGCTGAGAGCTCGACTTGGCAATGCTAAAGCAATCGAAAAACTCAGCAAGGAGAGCAGTATCGAAAGTGGCTATCTGAAGTTGCTGAATCGCGTGCTCAATGGCTGCCTGCCAAAACCGGTGCGGCTTATAGAATATGCAAACCAGGAGGCAGGTCCTCTTGCAGCGCTGCAAGCGATAGGGCTCGGCGATAGTTTTTCCTACTGGAATGCAGCACACCTGAAAAAGGAGCGGGAGGTCCTTTCCTCCAAGCTGGGAGTAGGAATGGAGGCACTTACCTCCCTGGCGTGCCTATGCGACCTTTCCCGCATACAATGGGTGAGTCCTCTCTTTGCATGTCTGTTGTTTGAGGGTGGGTATGCCTCAGTTCAAGAGATCTCTAACGCTAAACCGAAACCTTTGGTACAGGCTGTTGCTGAGGCGAATGAAAGGTTACTCCTGTTCAAAGGCAAGATTGGTGAGAAGGATATGGCTAGGCTGATCTATTGTGCAACACTACTCTATGCAGAGCTGGAACGATGA
- a CDS encoding DUF1343 domain-containing protein: MVSGLDRALEALGGMHLGSKRLGLVTNAASFTADFQSSKSYLCKNLPITDLFAPEHGLGSFVADGKEVADQRDSETGLVVHSLYGSDGGKVDAAVCADLDYLIFDIQDVGLRFYTYIATLRQLLELGKPLIVLDRPNPLGGLVVEGPILESRLESFVGPSGLPVRYGLTIGELAFWMQSQYGYTGELSLVELSGYKRSDLWLDTAQPWIMTSPALSHLQGVFLYAGFCMLEGTNLSEGRGTSAPFEVFGAPFIDSYRLSAEVGKLGLQGVVFTPVSFVPSQSKYQGQLCHGLYAHILDYHLLRPFSVCLRVLSIIQRMYPNALTFNAHFSKLAGFGSEAVWDDKLAAVLQKAEQESQTFMKQKRSFERYGN, encoded by the coding sequence ATGGTGTCTGGTTTGGATAGGGCTTTGGAAGCACTGGGTGGCATGCACCTGGGAAGTAAGCGTTTGGGGCTGGTAACCAATGCTGCGAGTTTTACAGCAGACTTTCAGTCCTCGAAATCCTACCTCTGCAAGAACCTTCCGATTACCGACCTCTTCGCCCCCGAGCATGGACTTGGCTCCTTCGTTGCAGATGGGAAGGAAGTTGCTGACCAGCGTGATAGTGAAACCGGTTTGGTTGTACACAGCCTCTATGGCAGTGATGGTGGCAAGGTTGACGCTGCAGTATGTGCTGATCTCGATTACCTTATATTCGACATCCAGGATGTAGGACTTAGGTTCTATACCTACATAGCAACGCTTAGGCAGCTGCTTGAGCTTGGCAAGCCTTTGATAGTCCTGGACCGACCCAATCCCTTGGGAGGCTTGGTGGTCGAAGGACCGATTCTTGAGAGTCGTCTTGAGAGTTTTGTCGGACCCAGCGGTCTTCCTGTCCGGTATGGCCTGACAATCGGGGAGCTTGCCTTTTGGATGCAGAGTCAGTATGGCTATACGGGTGAACTCTCTCTCGTTGAGCTTTCAGGCTACAAACGCTCTGATCTTTGGCTGGATACTGCTCAGCCCTGGATTATGACAAGTCCCGCCCTTTCCCATTTGCAGGGAGTGTTCCTGTATGCAGGGTTTTGCATGCTTGAGGGAACCAATCTCAGTGAGGGAAGGGGAACCAGTGCTCCCTTTGAAGTGTTTGGAGCACCTTTCATAGATTCCTACCGCCTCTCTGCTGAGGTCGGAAAACTAGGATTGCAAGGCGTCGTCTTTACTCCGGTTTCATTCGTCCCCAGCCAAAGCAAGTATCAAGGACAACTCTGTCACGGCCTGTATGCACACATTCTGGATTACCATCTGCTGCGCCCCTTCAGTGTCTGTCTGCGGGTGCTTTCCATAATCCAGAGGATGTATCCAAACGCGCTTACCTTCAATGCACATTTTTCTAAGCTTGCAGGCTTCGGATCGGAAGCGGTTTGGGACGACAAGCTTGCTGCAGTATTGCAGAAAGCGGAACAAGAATCACAAACTTTCATGAAACAGAAGAGGAGCTTTGAACGATATGGGAATTGA